A single Actinomadura algeriensis DNA region contains:
- a CDS encoding type B 50S ribosomal protein L31, with product MKQRIHPEYRSVVFRDRAAGHAFLRRSTALTDRTVEWEDGRTYPVVDVDVSSASHPFYTGQGRVVDTTGAVEKFNRRYRR from the coding sequence ATGAAGCAGCGAATCCACCCGGAGTACCGCTCCGTCGTCTTCCGTGACCGCGCCGCCGGGCACGCCTTCCTGAGGCGCTCCACGGCCCTCACCGACCGGACCGTCGAGTGGGAGGACGGCCGCACCTACCCGGTGGTGGACGTGGACGTCTCGTCGGCGAGCCACCCGTTCTACACCGGGCAGGGCCGCGTGGTCGACACGACCGGAGCGGTCGAGAAGTTCAACCGGCGTTACCGGCGGTGA
- a CDS encoding DUF5313 family protein, with translation MVRIPGDPGPWGQIRYTLGLRLPPGNRDWVRHDLTDAGWRSRMLLRHVCLMIPVCAVLALLPGPWWVHVSVPLMALAASLLAVAITADELRRSRLRRHGIAEPPRIR, from the coding sequence ATGGTCCGCATCCCAGGCGACCCGGGACCGTGGGGGCAGATCCGGTACACGCTGGGGCTCCGGCTGCCGCCCGGCAACCGCGACTGGGTCCGGCACGACCTCACCGACGCGGGCTGGCGGAGCCGGATGCTGCTGCGGCACGTCTGCCTGATGATTCCGGTGTGCGCGGTGCTGGCGCTGCTGCCCGGCCCCTGGTGGGTGCACGTGTCGGTGCCGCTGATGGCGCTGGCCGCGAGCCTGCTCGCCGTGGCGATCACCGCGGACGAGCTGCGGCGGTCCCGGCTGCGGCGGCACGGCATCGCCGAACCGCCCCGCATACGGTGA
- a CDS encoding TetR/AcrR family transcriptional regulator gives MSAGRTARERVRAELIAEITGIARKQLATAGAAGLSLRAVAREMGMVSSAIYRYFPSRDDLLTALIIEGYDAIGAAVERADDAVRGDRPDAFGERWLAVCRAVREWALAHPHEYALLYGSPVPGYRAPQDTVPAAVRDTRVYARIVTEAHAAGALAPAGPCPPAPPAIAADMGRVRDGVGLDVPDDVAARAVTAWSGLFGTVGFELFGTFANTIEDRADYFDHSMALLGHLVGLDMPRT, from the coding sequence ATGAGCGCTGGACGGACGGCACGGGAACGGGTGCGGGCGGAGCTGATCGCGGAGATCACCGGAATCGCCCGGAAACAGCTGGCGACCGCGGGGGCGGCGGGGCTGTCGCTGCGCGCGGTCGCCCGGGAGATGGGGATGGTGTCATCGGCGATCTACCGGTACTTCCCCAGCCGGGACGACCTGCTGACGGCCCTGATCATCGAGGGGTACGACGCGATCGGCGCGGCGGTCGAGCGGGCGGACGACGCCGTCCGCGGCGATCGTCCGGACGCGTTCGGGGAGCGGTGGCTCGCGGTGTGCCGGGCCGTCCGGGAGTGGGCGCTCGCGCACCCGCACGAGTACGCGCTGCTGTACGGCTCACCCGTTCCGGGGTACCGGGCGCCGCAGGACACCGTCCCGGCGGCCGTCCGCGACACGCGCGTGTACGCGCGGATCGTCACCGAGGCGCACGCGGCCGGCGCGCTCGCCCCGGCCGGGCCGTGCCCCCCGGCGCCGCCCGCCATCGCCGCCGACATGGGGCGCGTGCGCGACGGCGTGGGCCTGGACGTGCCGGACGACGTCGCGGCGCGGGCCGTCACCGCGTGGTCGGGCCTGTTCGGAACGGTCGGTTTCGAGCTGTTCGGGACGTTCGCGAACACGATCGAGGACCGCGCCGATTACTTCGACCACTCGATGGCGCTCCTCGGCCACCTCGTCGGCCTCGACATGCCCCGGACCTAG
- a CDS encoding WXG100 family type VII secretion target, producing the protein MSGDKRGANIGELEELSRIFAKHGRNLDALIRDLNGRTVSSSAVWWGPGADRFRAAWAEAKTAFDKMAIALEQGSQDIKRSQQNIEAATR; encoded by the coding sequence ATGAGCGGTGACAAGCGCGGCGCCAACATCGGCGAGCTCGAGGAACTGTCCCGGATCTTCGCCAAGCACGGCCGGAACCTCGACGCCCTGATCAGGGACCTCAACGGCCGCACGGTCAGCTCCAGCGCCGTCTGGTGGGGGCCGGGCGCCGACCGGTTCCGCGCCGCGTGGGCCGAGGCCAAGACCGCCTTCGACAAGATGGCCATCGCCCTGGAGCAGGGCAGCCAGGACATCAAGCGCTCCCAGCAGAACATCGAGGCCGCCACCCGCTGA
- a CDS encoding response regulator, with the protein MHARDSATRILLADDHALIRRGLRVILDAEPDMTVVAEAGDGAEAIAAIASDDVDLAILDIAMPRMTGLQAAREIAARFPGVRMLMLSMYDNEQYLFEALKAGASGYVLKSVADRDLLNAIRSAKHGESFLYPGAVTLLVREYLNRAQDGEELLTPREEEITKLIAEGHSSKEIAELLTISVKTVDRHRANVLGKLGMRDRVELTKYAIRVGLVEP; encoded by the coding sequence TTGCACGCTCGGGATTCCGCCACCCGGATCCTGCTGGCCGACGACCACGCGCTGATCCGCCGCGGGCTGCGGGTGATCCTCGACGCCGAACCCGACATGACCGTCGTCGCCGAGGCGGGCGACGGGGCGGAGGCGATCGCCGCGATCGCGTCCGACGACGTCGACCTGGCGATCCTGGACATCGCGATGCCGCGGATGACCGGCCTGCAGGCCGCGCGGGAGATCGCCGCCCGCTTCCCCGGCGTCCGGATGCTCATGCTGTCGATGTACGACAACGAGCAGTACCTGTTCGAGGCCCTGAAGGCGGGTGCGTCCGGGTACGTGCTGAAGTCGGTCGCCGACCGCGACCTGCTGAACGCGATCCGGTCCGCCAAGCACGGCGAGTCGTTCCTGTATCCCGGGGCGGTCACGCTGCTGGTCCGCGAGTACCTGAACCGGGCGCAGGACGGCGAGGAGCTGCTGACCCCGCGCGAGGAGGAGATCACGAAGCTGATCGCGGAGGGCCACTCGTCCAAGGAGATCGCGGAGCTTCTCACGATCAGCGTGAAGACGGTCGACCGGCACCGCGCGAACGTCCTCGGCAAGCTGGGCATGCGCGACCGTGTCGAGCTGACCAAGTACGCGATCCGCGTCGGGCTCGTCGAACCCTGA
- a CDS encoding sensor histidine kinase, producing the protein MSTAPVPALYWRILGINGLIFAIGTATLALAPVTISSMVLLRELPVLLIGLAVMMLANALLLRASLAPLSRLTALMARMDSISTGDRLVAGESGDLFHLVDEFNSMLDRLEADRSAGTAMVLDAQEAERRRIAQELHDEIGQTLTVALLELKSVADRAPEEVAAELRGVLEVVRSSLDEVRHVARRLRPGVLDDLGLTSALIALPADFTGGPHVRRDVRTGLGDVGADAELVIYRIAQESLTNVWRHAGARHAELSLRQDPDGGLVLRVADDGCGPPRRAGAGIRGMRERAMLIGAQLTIGAADGGGTEVRLVVPPRDERRGQAPARS; encoded by the coding sequence ATGAGCACGGCACCCGTCCCGGCCCTGTACTGGCGCATCCTCGGCATCAACGGGCTGATCTTCGCGATCGGCACCGCGACGCTCGCGCTCGCGCCCGTCACCATCTCCTCGATGGTGCTGCTGCGCGAACTGCCCGTCCTGCTGATCGGGCTCGCGGTGATGATGCTGGCGAACGCGCTGCTGCTGCGGGCCAGCCTCGCCCCGCTGAGCAGGCTCACCGCGCTGATGGCGCGGATGGACTCGATCAGTACCGGCGACCGGCTGGTGGCCGGGGAGAGCGGCGACCTGTTCCACCTGGTGGACGAGTTCAACTCGATGCTCGACCGGCTGGAGGCCGACCGCAGCGCCGGGACGGCGATGGTGCTGGACGCGCAGGAGGCCGAGCGGCGCCGCATCGCGCAGGAGCTCCACGACGAGATCGGGCAGACGCTCACCGTGGCGCTGCTCGAACTGAAGTCGGTGGCCGACCGGGCGCCGGAGGAGGTCGCCGCCGAGCTGCGCGGGGTGCTGGAGGTCGTCCGGTCGAGCCTGGACGAGGTGCGGCACGTCGCCCGGCGGCTGCGCCCCGGCGTCCTGGACGACCTGGGCCTGACCAGCGCGCTCATCGCGCTCCCCGCGGACTTCACGGGCGGCCCGCACGTGAGACGCGACGTCCGGACGGGTCTGGGCGACGTCGGCGCGGACGCCGAGCTCGTCATCTACCGGATCGCGCAGGAGAGCCTGACGAACGTGTGGCGGCACGCCGGCGCGCGCCACGCGGAGCTGTCGCTGCGGCAGGACCCGGACGGCGGCCTCGTGCTGCGGGTCGCCGACGACGGCTGCGGCCCGCCCCGCCGGGCCGGGGCGGGCATCCGCGGCATGCGGGAACGCGCGATGCTGATCGGCGCGCAGCTGACGATCGGCGCGGCGGACGGCGGCGGCACCGAGGTGAGGCTGGTCGTCCCGCCCAGGGACGAGCGCCGCGGCCAGGCCCCCGCGCGGAGCTGA
- a CDS encoding acetyl/propionyl/methylcrotonyl-CoA carboxylase subunit alpha has translation MRKVLIANRGEIAVRIARACSDAGLSSVAVYAEPDLDALHVRVADEAYALGGSTAADSYLDIEKLLKIAAEAGADAVHPGYGFLAENADFASAVQNAGLTWIGPPPAAITALGDKVQARHIAQKVGAPLVAGTTDPVSGADEVVEFAKRHGLPIAIKAAFGGGGRGLKVARKLEEVEELYDSAVREAVGAFGRGECFVERYLDKPRHVETQCLADKHGNVVVVSTRDCSLQRRHQKLVEEAPAPYLSDEQMELLYTSSKAILKEAGYVGAGTCEFLVGQDGTISFLEVNTRLQVEHPVTEEVAGVDLVREMFRVADGEELGYGDPELRGHSIEFRLNAEDAGRGFLPAVGTLTAFDPPTGPGVRLDSGYVSGQTVPQAFDSLIAKLIVTGASRRQAVERARRALAEFTIDGMPTVLPFHQAVLDDPAFVPADDAEPFAVHTRWIETEFDNQIAPFVTAPADEEPAGERERVTVEVGGKRVEVVLPAGLGASAAPGAAAGQAPAKRRAGKKGAAAQASGDSLVSPMQGTIVKIVAADGAAVEAGDTVVVLEAMKMEQPLTAHKAGTITGLSAEVGQTVTAGASICDIKD, from the coding sequence GTGCGCAAGGTCCTGATCGCCAACCGCGGCGAGATCGCGGTCCGTATTGCCCGTGCCTGTAGCGACGCGGGGCTGTCCAGTGTCGCGGTGTACGCCGAGCCGGACCTGGACGCACTGCACGTTCGGGTCGCGGACGAGGCGTACGCGCTCGGCGGCTCGACGGCGGCCGACAGTTACCTGGACATCGAGAAGCTGCTGAAGATCGCGGCCGAGGCGGGAGCGGACGCCGTCCACCCCGGTTACGGGTTCCTGGCAGAGAACGCGGACTTCGCGTCCGCCGTGCAGAACGCCGGGCTGACCTGGATCGGTCCGCCGCCCGCCGCGATCACCGCGCTGGGCGACAAGGTGCAGGCCCGGCACATCGCCCAGAAGGTCGGCGCCCCGCTGGTGGCGGGTACCACCGACCCGGTGTCGGGCGCCGACGAGGTCGTCGAGTTCGCGAAGCGGCACGGGCTGCCGATCGCGATCAAGGCGGCGTTCGGCGGCGGCGGGCGCGGCCTGAAGGTGGCCCGGAAGCTGGAGGAGGTCGAGGAGCTGTACGACTCGGCCGTCCGCGAGGCCGTCGGCGCGTTCGGCCGCGGCGAGTGCTTCGTCGAGCGGTACCTGGACAAGCCGCGGCACGTCGAGACGCAGTGCCTGGCCGACAAGCACGGCAACGTGGTCGTCGTGTCGACCCGTGACTGCTCGCTGCAGCGCCGCCACCAGAAGCTCGTCGAGGAGGCCCCCGCGCCGTACCTGTCGGACGAGCAGATGGAACTGCTGTACACGTCGTCGAAGGCCATCCTGAAGGAGGCCGGGTACGTCGGCGCGGGCACCTGCGAGTTCCTCGTCGGCCAGGACGGGACGATCTCGTTCCTCGAGGTCAACACGCGGCTGCAGGTCGAGCACCCGGTGACCGAGGAGGTCGCGGGCGTCGACCTCGTCCGCGAGATGTTCCGCGTCGCCGACGGCGAGGAGCTCGGCTACGGCGACCCCGAGCTGCGCGGCCACTCGATCGAGTTCCGGCTGAACGCCGAGGACGCCGGGCGCGGGTTCCTGCCCGCCGTCGGCACCCTGACCGCGTTCGACCCGCCGACCGGGCCGGGCGTCCGGCTCGACTCCGGGTACGTGTCCGGGCAGACGGTCCCGCAGGCGTTCGACTCGCTGATCGCGAAGCTGATCGTGACCGGCGCGTCCCGCCGCCAGGCCGTCGAGCGCGCGCGCCGCGCCCTCGCCGAGTTCACGATCGACGGCATGCCGACCGTCCTGCCGTTCCACCAGGCGGTACTGGACGACCCCGCGTTCGTCCCGGCGGACGACGCCGAGCCGTTCGCCGTCCACACCCGGTGGATCGAGACCGAGTTCGACAACCAGATCGCGCCGTTCGTGACCGCGCCGGCCGACGAGGAGCCCGCGGGCGAGCGGGAGCGGGTCACGGTCGAGGTCGGCGGCAAGCGCGTCGAGGTCGTACTCCCGGCGGGCCTGGGCGCGTCGGCGGCGCCGGGCGCGGCGGCCGGGCAGGCGCCCGCCAAGCGGCGCGCCGGCAAGAAGGGCGCCGCCGCGCAGGCGTCCGGCGACTCGCTGGTCAGCCCGATGCAGGGCACGATCGTCAAGATCGTCGCCGCGGACGGCGCGGCCGTCGAGGCGGGCGACACGGTCGTGGTGCTGGAGGCGATGAAGATGGAGCAGCCGCTCACCGCGCACAAGGCCGGGACGATCACGGGCCTGTCGGCCGAGGTCGGCCAGACGGTCACCGCCGGTGCGTCCATCTGCGACATCAAGGACTGA
- a CDS encoding NAD-dependent epimerase/dehydratase family protein, which yields MGKHVIAGAGQVGTHLAERLLERGHDVVVVTRSGSGPVGAERVAADVVDRARLAAIAKGADTLYNCVNPKMDRWAQDWPPMAAAFLGAAEDTGAALVTLGNLYGYGPVDGPMTEDLPLAATGKKARVRVKMWQDMIAAHEAGRVRVTELRPSDYYGPRSTDQAYLGEVRFVRPLLAGKRVTFMSDPSIPHAWTYTPDVAEALAIAGTDERAPGRAWHVPTGPAVSALDVAKRLCAITGAPKPRVSELPRPVFTAMGLVSPLLRELRETRYQFDKPYILDSSDFEHTFGMTPTPLDTALKEIAGAA from the coding sequence ATGGGCAAGCACGTGATCGCGGGGGCCGGGCAGGTCGGGACGCACCTGGCGGAGCGGCTCTTGGAGCGCGGGCACGACGTCGTCGTCGTGACGCGGTCGGGCTCGGGCCCGGTGGGCGCCGAGCGGGTCGCGGCGGACGTCGTCGACCGGGCGCGGCTCGCGGCGATCGCCAAGGGCGCCGACACCCTGTACAACTGCGTCAACCCGAAGATGGACCGGTGGGCGCAGGACTGGCCGCCGATGGCCGCCGCCTTCCTCGGCGCGGCCGAGGACACCGGGGCGGCGCTCGTCACGCTCGGGAACCTGTACGGGTACGGGCCGGTGGACGGGCCCATGACCGAGGATCTGCCGCTCGCCGCGACCGGCAAGAAGGCCCGGGTGCGGGTGAAGATGTGGCAGGACATGATCGCCGCGCACGAGGCGGGGCGGGTCCGCGTCACCGAACTGCGCCCGTCCGACTACTACGGGCCGCGCAGCACCGACCAGGCCTACCTCGGGGAGGTGCGCTTCGTCCGTCCGCTGCTCGCGGGCAAGCGGGTGACGTTCATGAGCGACCCCTCGATCCCGCACGCGTGGACGTACACGCCCGATGTCGCCGAGGCGCTCGCGATCGCCGGGACGGACGAGCGCGCACCGGGCCGCGCGTGGCACGTGCCGACCGGGCCCGCCGTGTCGGCGCTGGACGTCGCGAAGCGGCTGTGCGCGATCACCGGGGCGCCGAAGCCGCGGGTGTCCGAGCTGCCGCGTCCGGTGTTCACCGCGATGGGGCTGGTGTCGCCGCTCCTCCGCGAACTGCGCGAGACCCGCTACCAGTTCGACAAGCCGTACATCCTGGACTCGTCCGACTTCGAGCACACTTTCGGGATGACCCCGACGCCGCTGGACACGGCACTGAAGGAGATCGCCGGCGCGGCGTGA
- a CDS encoding FtsK/SpoIIIE domain-containing protein produces the protein MRISFTALTGGGPRDVVVNLDAEATVDGVARSLAAALEGRAQQASVTVPTPRFSKDALQRTGGTAPTAERRALWLDGRMLDPQARAVKELRDGAVVAVERGGAAATVVAEPSGLIEVRVVGGPAAGKVHRLGLGTSTLGSGDDVDVRLDDPAVRPRALRVTVAPDGVRVEAIAPGAELDGVPLDGPAAWANGGMLSVGASVLAQAPGAAPDTHLEPLPEGGSAFNRPPRLAPARRVRRLEVPKRPERNPRERLRLVGALLFSAFGLVMAFALGQWWWALFALAWPLMTIGEWVGDRMYGRKSYKKALREYNDKAGRFDGELDRLRREDEDERRSLHPDPAEVLLTATGPRRRLWERRRDDPDVLQLRVGLADLPARVELVDDGAGEGGPVPVPVARQVPAALPLADVGVLGVTGPRPASRALARWLVGQAAALHSPRDLAIVVLSAQPDAADEWNWVRWLPHCAPREDEDCTALVGTDQSSIAHRITELAMRVTERRRAAQAETQFLGGQAKPSETVPYNILIVLDGARALRRVPGMPMLLSRGAEYGLYAICIDDEDRLLPEECSAVAAWDPQYPAVIHLQGQDLDAVGPVLADQVSPAWADRVARALAPVRDVSREDAEESLPADVRLLDLLQMPDPTAEAVLQSWTRTGGRTTRVPIGVGSAGAGPGRAGREPYEVDLRTDGPHGLIAGTTGAGKSELLQTLIASLAVANRPDEMTFVLIDYKGGSAFNECAKLPHTVGMVTDLDGHATERALESLAAELRRREEILLAAGAKDIDDFIDGRAPGSPPMPRLVLVIDEFAAMVEELPDFVTGLVDIGRRGRSLGVHLILATQRPAGVVTADMRANTNLRIALRVTGADDSTDVLDSADAVQIPKSLPGRCYVRSGVSAPHAVQSARIGGRRPGTAARRTTVQALPWQSLGHPLPAPRDAADDAGTVTDLAVLVQAVDEAARRAGIARQPSPWLNPLPEQVRLTPRTAAGGSVVDVPPVPFGITDLPAVQSREELALDLASGGHLYIAGSAQSGRSTALRTIAGSLAGACSPFDAHLYAIDCGANALLPLIALPHCGAVVTRDQLDRCERLITALSAEVARRQQLFAEAGFASLAEQRAAVAATDRLPWMLLLLDRWEGFLGAFEHYDYGRLVDQILRLLREGAAVGLRAVFTGDRTGLSGQISTVFDRRLILRMADPNDYGYAGLQDRHVPAAMPPGRALEATTPGAPPRESQIGLLGDDPSGTAQVAALQEIARGCVARYGRLPRRRRPLHVDELPVRVTYREAMTLDADFLAPSALWALVGVGGDTLAPVGIDLLNEGPGFAVAGPPRSGRSTTLRTIVHSLLDPAVGGGLVPVVLVTPRRSPLRLLSGRPGVLGVLTGDADADDLAAAIGDEHRYAVVVDDAELLDESELDDALCDVLRTARDGEHAVVIGGTTTDLGRGYRGFLADARRSRSGVLLSVESPDDGDLFGLRLPRNAPLAGPSGRGLFVATGTTTQIQVALPPPVSGD, from the coding sequence ATGCGGATCTCGTTCACGGCGCTGACCGGCGGAGGACCGCGGGACGTCGTGGTCAACCTCGACGCCGAGGCCACCGTGGACGGGGTCGCGCGGTCGCTGGCGGCGGCACTGGAGGGACGCGCGCAGCAGGCGTCGGTGACGGTCCCGACCCCGCGCTTCTCCAAGGACGCGCTGCAGCGCACCGGCGGTACCGCGCCCACCGCGGAGCGGCGGGCGCTGTGGCTGGACGGGCGGATGCTCGACCCGCAGGCCCGCGCGGTGAAGGAGCTGCGGGACGGCGCCGTGGTGGCGGTCGAGCGGGGCGGCGCGGCGGCGACCGTGGTCGCCGAGCCGTCCGGGCTGATCGAGGTGCGGGTGGTGGGCGGGCCCGCGGCCGGGAAGGTGCACCGGCTCGGGCTCGGGACGAGCACGCTCGGGTCGGGCGACGACGTGGACGTCCGGCTGGACGATCCGGCGGTGCGGCCGCGGGCGCTGCGGGTGACGGTCGCGCCGGACGGGGTGCGGGTCGAGGCGATCGCGCCGGGCGCGGAGCTCGACGGGGTGCCGCTGGACGGTCCGGCGGCGTGGGCGAACGGCGGGATGCTGTCGGTCGGGGCGAGCGTGCTGGCGCAGGCGCCCGGCGCGGCGCCGGACACGCATCTGGAGCCGCTGCCGGAGGGCGGGTCGGCGTTCAACCGGCCGCCCCGGCTGGCCCCGGCGCGGCGGGTGCGGCGGCTGGAGGTGCCGAAGCGGCCGGAGCGCAACCCGCGGGAGCGGCTGCGGCTGGTCGGGGCGCTGCTGTTCTCCGCGTTCGGGCTGGTCATGGCGTTCGCGCTGGGCCAGTGGTGGTGGGCGCTGTTCGCGCTGGCGTGGCCGCTGATGACGATCGGCGAGTGGGTCGGCGACCGGATGTACGGCCGCAAGTCGTACAAGAAGGCCCTGCGGGAGTACAACGACAAGGCGGGACGTTTCGACGGCGAGCTCGATCGGCTGCGCCGCGAGGACGAGGACGAGCGGCGGTCCCTGCACCCGGACCCCGCGGAGGTGCTGCTGACCGCGACCGGTCCCCGGCGGCGGCTGTGGGAGCGGCGCCGCGACGACCCGGACGTCCTGCAGCTGCGGGTCGGGCTCGCCGACCTGCCCGCGCGCGTCGAGCTGGTCGACGACGGGGCCGGCGAGGGCGGGCCGGTGCCGGTCCCGGTGGCGCGGCAGGTGCCGGCGGCGCTGCCGCTGGCGGACGTCGGGGTGCTGGGCGTGACGGGCCCGCGGCCGGCGTCGCGGGCGCTGGCCCGCTGGCTGGTCGGCCAGGCCGCGGCCCTGCACAGCCCGCGCGACCTGGCGATCGTCGTCCTGTCGGCCCAGCCGGACGCGGCCGACGAGTGGAACTGGGTGCGGTGGCTGCCGCACTGCGCGCCGCGCGAGGACGAGGACTGCACGGCGCTCGTCGGCACGGACCAGTCGTCCATCGCGCACCGCATCACCGAGCTGGCCATGCGCGTGACCGAGCGCAGGCGCGCGGCGCAGGCCGAGACCCAGTTCCTGGGCGGGCAGGCGAAGCCGTCGGAGACCGTTCCGTACAACATCCTGATCGTCCTGGACGGGGCGCGCGCGCTGAGGCGCGTCCCGGGCATGCCCATGCTGCTGTCGAGGGGCGCCGAGTACGGCCTTTACGCGATCTGCATCGACGACGAGGACCGGCTCCTGCCGGAGGAGTGCAGTGCCGTCGCGGCCTGGGACCCGCAGTACCCGGCCGTCATCCACCTCCAGGGGCAGGACCTCGACGCGGTCGGGCCCGTGCTCGCCGACCAGGTCTCCCCCGCCTGGGCGGACCGGGTGGCGCGCGCGCTGGCGCCCGTCCGGGACGTGTCCAGGGAGGACGCCGAGGAGTCCCTCCCCGCCGACGTGCGGCTGCTCGACCTCCTGCAGATGCCCGATCCCACGGCCGAGGCCGTCCTGCAGTCGTGGACGCGCACGGGCGGACGGACGACGCGCGTCCCCATCGGCGTCGGATCGGCCGGCGCCGGACCGGGGCGGGCCGGGCGCGAACCGTACGAGGTCGACCTGCGCACGGACGGCCCGCACGGGCTCATCGCGGGGACGACCGGTGCCGGGAAGTCCGAGCTGCTGCAGACGCTCATCGCGTCGCTCGCGGTGGCGAACCGCCCGGACGAGATGACGTTCGTCCTGATCGACTACAAGGGCGGTTCGGCGTTCAACGAGTGCGCGAAACTGCCCCACACGGTCGGGATGGTCACCGACCTGGACGGGCACGCGACAGAGCGCGCGCTGGAGTCGCTCGCGGCCGAACTGCGGCGCAGGGAGGAGATCCTGCTCGCCGCCGGGGCCAAGGACATCGACGACTTCATCGACGGGCGCGCGCCCGGTTCGCCGCCGATGCCGCGGCTCGTCCTGGTGATCGACGAGTTCGCCGCGATGGTGGAGGAACTGCCCGACTTCGTCACCGGGCTCGTGGACATCGGCCGCCGGGGCCGTTCCCTCGGCGTCCACCTGATCCTCGCGACGCAGCGCCCCGCCGGGGTCGTGACGGCCGACATGCGGGCGAACACGAACCTGCGGATCGCGCTGCGCGTCACCGGCGCCGACGACTCCACCGACGTGCTCGACTCGGCCGACGCCGTGCAGATCCCGAAGTCGCTGCCGGGCCGCTGCTACGTCCGGTCGGGCGTGTCGGCGCCGCACGCGGTCCAGTCGGCGCGGATCGGCGGGCGCCGGCCGGGCACGGCGGCGCGCCGCACGACCGTCCAGGCCCTCCCCTGGCAGAGCCTCGGGCACCCGCTCCCGGCGCCCCGCGACGCCGCCGACGACGCGGGCACCGTCACCGACCTGGCCGTCCTCGTCCAGGCCGTGGACGAGGCGGCGCGCCGGGCGGGGATCGCGCGGCAGCCGTCGCCGTGGCTGAACCCGCTGCCCGAGCAGGTCCGGCTGACGCCCCGCACGGCCGCCGGGGGCTCGGTCGTGGACGTCCCGCCCGTCCCGTTCGGGATCACCGACCTGCCCGCCGTCCAGTCCCGCGAGGAGCTGGCGCTCGACCTGGCGTCCGGCGGCCACCTGTACATCGCGGGGTCCGCGCAGTCGGGACGCTCGACGGCGCTGCGCACGATCGCCGGGTCGCTGGCCGGGGCGTGCTCCCCGTTCGACGCTCACCTGTACGCGATCGACTGCGGCGCGAACGCGCTGCTGCCGCTGATCGCGCTGCCGCACTGCGGCGCCGTCGTCACCCGCGACCAGCTCGACCGCTGCGAGCGCCTCATCACCGCGCTGTCGGCGGAGGTCGCGCGGCGCCAGCAGCTGTTCGCCGAGGCCGGGTTCGCGTCGCTGGCCGAGCAGCGCGCCGCCGTCGCCGCCACCGACCGGCTCCCCTGGATGCTGCTCCTGCTCGACCGCTGGGAGGGGTTCCTCGGCGCGTTCGAGCACTACGACTACGGGCGGCTCGTCGACCAGATCCTGCGGCTGCTGCGCGAGGGCGCCGCCGTCGGGCTGCGCGCGGTGTTCACCGGCGACCGCACCGGCCTGTCCGGGCAGATCTCCACCGTGTTCGACCGGCGGCTGATCCTGCGCATGGCCGACCCGAACGACTACGGCTACGCGGGCCTGCAGGACCGGCACGTCCCGGCCGCCATGCCGCCCGGCCGCGCGCTGGAGGCCACCACGCCCGGTGCCCCGCCGCGCGAGTCGCAGATCGGGCTGCTCGGCGACGACCCGTCCGGGACGGCGCAGGTCGCGGCGCTGCAGGAGATCGCGCGGGGCTGCGTCGCCCGGTACGGGCGGCTGCCGCGCCGCCGCCGCCCGCTGCACGTGGACGAGCTGCCGGTGCGGGTCACCTACCGGGAGGCGATGACGCTCGACGCCGACTTCCTGGCGCCGTCCGCGCTGTGGGCGCTGGTGGGCGTCGGCGGCGACACCCTCGCGCCCGTCGGGATCGACCTGCTGAACGAGGGTCCCGGGTTCGCGGTCGCGGGGCCGCCGCGCTCGGGACGGTCGACGACGCTGCGCACGATCGTCCACTCGCTGCTGGATCCGGCGGTCGGCGGCGGGCTCGTGCCCGTCGTGCTGGTGACGCCGCGCCGGTCGCCGCTGCGGCTGCTGTCGGGACGTCCGGGCGTGCTCGGCGTCCTGACCGGTGACGCGGACGCGGACGACCTGGCGGCGGCGATCGGCGACGAGCACCGGTACGCGGTGGTCGTGGACGACGCCGAGCTGCTGGACGAGTCGGAGCTCGACGACGCGCTGTGCGACGTCCTGCGGACGGCGCGGGACGGGGAGCACGCGGTCGTCATCGGCGGCACCACGACGGACCTGGGGCGCGGCTACCGGGGGTTCCTCGCGGACGCGCGGCGTTCGCGGTCGGGCGTGCTGCTGTCGGTCGAGTCGCCGGACGACGGCGACCTGTTCGGCCTGCGGCTGCCGCGCAACGCGCCCCTCGCGGGCCCGAGCGGGCGCGGGCTGTTCGTCGCGACCGGCACGACCACGCAGATCCAGGTGGCGCTTCCGCCGCCCGTGTCGGGCGACTAG